Proteins from one Triplophysa dalaica isolate WHDGS20190420 chromosome 6, ASM1584641v1, whole genome shotgun sequence genomic window:
- the tns2b gene encoding tensin-2 isoform X1: MIILFLTLFQVSVPCEAIADPPPFPNQMNIPPTRNSIESVMERVMDSQYDFDLTYITERIISVLYLPDLEEPRYSANLKEVAAMLKSKHQDKFLLINLSEKRHDICRLNPKVEEFAWPDLHAPPLDKICAMCKTMESWLTSDPQNVVVLHSKGNKGKAGVIVAAYMHYSKISAGAEQALSTVAMRKYCEDKISPSLQPSQNRYIHYFAGLLSGTIKMNSSPLFLHQVYIPALLNYQSEQGYSPFLKIYQSLQLVYSSRKYDIQAPNGKMLGVKIEPALLLKGDILVKGFQHHSGACKRECVFRVQFHTCSVHGSQLTFGKGELDQACRDDSFPVDARVEFLFSSGTQRVRELQGNETAVSVDYGAADPVVRWDSYENFNLHHQDSIENICHTRGPLDGSLYAQVKKRRALGSSPSSCLASITNFTQSPSHSTSAPIPLSTDITHSSPIPSRVERDKSEKDRHRETAILDDGDCSTLRPERLAQPCNGRPYSHTHSFCGPDLTNPHAHAQTHQSKHHTLPCNRTAQVPARDLCVSQPDLLWERGRCLHHHPCTEAIRQLYSYPLEDSLLHSPLSHPLSSHSQTLPPQTCAFFSGEACPLIHCSAPSQGHTHMFPSLPTNQSLLPSPYRELHFSSAPPTSCSCRDCSRLREDVALHSLREREFEGLPWSREAECGFRREAPVYWRDRRAENHWEGVQEAEFWRRKTIMSPVMSSYGHCQTAPKHDPALYAADIQPEHITPLSPFPSPQSSGYHSPYLPCPCSPQVLRESPSYASINHSPDSAPSAFNPSPQRANHNNPEKIKHILKDDGIKVSEADISHIKAITQDSGPLEVGDPVRSTGAEGATLERSLITVVCAVNGAKEKMESQCFQVKKTPSRESTTESTTALISDPPSCPKPDLTSKLVEVQRSSASVERERLTPLTDCNSSTEESSNSDIRASSPDPDGYITPSFPIGSYNYALLTVPHVPYTGYTAINIPASLPQPPLPEKQRTLAFQNVADCTGVVSFKSDAKVFTFSGQLPVINELLPSINFKVAPSNGMEEPESRLSSKFVQDSSKYWYKPGISRDQAIAVLKDKEPGSFLIRDSNSFQGAYGLALKVATHPAHASNHGETGNTQEQLVRHFLIESGAKGVKIKGCQNETYFGSLSALVYQHSITPVSLPCVLHIPDKDLIGELQEMQSGTNTSTAADLLKQGAACNVLYLNSVETESLTGPQAISKATKCTLTQERHSLPTVVHFKVSTQGITLTDNQRRLFFRRHYPIHSVTFSSVDPLDQRWIDADNTSHKMFGFIARRSGALGNVCHLFAELDPEQPATAIVNFINKVMLGPQQLRK, from the exons ATGATAATTTTGTTTCTTACTCTCTTTCAGGTGTCTGTCCCCTGTGAAGCTATTGCAGATCCA CCCCCGTTTCCAAACCAGATGAACATCCCTCCCAC TAGAAACAGCATAGAGAGTGTTATGGAGAGGGTAATGGACAGCCAGTATGACTTTGACTTGACCTACATCACTGAGCGCATTATCTCTGTCCTCTACCTGCCCGACCTGGAAGAGCCACGGTACAGCGCCAACCTCAAGGAAGTAGCGGCCATGTTGAAATCTAAACATCAAGATAAGTTCTTG CTTATAAATCTGTCAGAGAAACGACATGACATCTGCCGGCTAAATCCAAAG GTTGAGGAGTTTGCCTGGCCAGATCTGCATGCTCCGCCACTCGATAAGATATGCGCTATGTGCAAGACCATGGAGAGCTGGCTTACCTCTGACCCCCAAAACGTGGTTGTACTGCACTCCAAG GGAAACAAAGGGAAAGCTGGAGTAATTGTAGCCGCTTACATGCACTACAGCAAGATATCAGCTGG ggcCGAACAGGCTCTCTCCACCGTTGCTATGAGGAAATACTGTGAGGATAaaatctctccctctctccagcCCTCTCAAAACAG GTACATACATTATTTTGCTGGCCTTCTCTCGGGAACAATAAAGATGAACAGCTCACCTCTGTTCCTGCATCAGGTTTATATTCCAGCATTGCTAAACTACCAGTCAGAACAAG GTTACTCTCCTTTTCTGAAGATCTATCAGTCATTGCAGTTGGTCTATTCTTCCAGAAAATA TGATATTCAGGCTCCTAATGGTAAGATGCTCGGTGTGAAAATTGAACCAGCTCTACTGCTGAAGGGAGACATCCTG GTGAAGGGTTTTCAACACCACTCGGGTGCGTGTAAGAGGGAATGCGTGTTTAGGGTTCAGTTTCACACCTGCAGTGTTCATGGATCTCAGCTTACCTTTGGGAAAGGGGAACTAGACCAAGCTTGCAGAG ATGACAGTTTCCCGGTTGATGCCAGGGTGGAGTTTCTGTTCTCTTCTGGCACGCAGAGAGTGCGAG AGTTGCAGGGGAATGAAACGGCAGTGTCTGTGGATTACGGCGCTGCAGATCCTGTTGTGCGTTGGGACTCATATGAAAACTTTAACCTTCATCATCAGGATAGTATTGAAA ATATCTGTCACACTCGAGGGCCTTTGGATGGTAGTCTATATGCTCAGGTGAAAAAGCGTCGTGCGCTAGGGTCCAGTCCCAGCAGTTGCCTTGCCTCCATCACAAACTTCACACAGTCTCCCAGCCATTCCACTTCTGCTCCTATTCCACTCAGCACAGACATAACTCACTCCTCTCCCATTCCTTCCCGTGTTGAAAGGGATAAAAGCGAGAAGGACAGACACAGAGAAACAGCAATACTGGATGATGGCGACTGCTCTACTCTCAGACCAGAACGTTTAGCTCAACCCTGTAATGGGCGCCCGTATTCCCACACTCATTCGTTCTGTGGCCCAGATCTGACCAATCCGCATGCGCATGCACAAACGCATCAGTCCAAACACCACACACTTCCCTGCAATCGAACCGCCCAAGTGCCTGCCCGGGATCTTTGCGTATCCCAACCGGATCTTTTATGGGAGAGAGGGCGCTGTTTGCACCACCATCCCTGCACTGAAGCAATCAGACAACTGTACTCATACCCTCTTGAAGACTCCCTATTACACTCACCACTTTCCCACCCACTGTCTTCCCATTCCCAGACACTTCCTCCACAAACATGCGCGTTTTTCTCTGGGGAGGCATGTCCTTTGATCCATTGCTCTGCCCCCTCTCAGGGCCACACCCACATGTTTCCGTCGCTCCCCACCAACCAGTCACTTCTCCCTAGTCCCTACCGAGAGCTACATTTTAGCTCAGCTCCACCAACATCGTGTTCCTGCAGGGACTGCTCTCGCCTGCGGGAGGATGTTGCTCTACACTCCTTACGAGAAAGAGAATTTGAGGGTCTTCCATGGTCTCGAGAGGCAGAGTGTGGATTTAGGAGGGAGGCGCCTGTGTACTGGAGGGATAGAAGGGCAGAGAACCATTGGGAGGGTGTTCAAGAGGCTGAGTTTTGGCGACGCAAAACAATAATGTCTCCAGTGATGTCATCATATGGACACTGCCAGACCGCCCCGAAACACGATCCCGCATTGTATGCTGCAGACATCCAACCTGAACATATTACCCCACTGAGTCCATTTCCCAGCCCCCAAAGCAGTGGCTACCACAGCCCTTATCTGCCCTGTCCCTGCTCTCCACAAGTGCTCAGAGAAAGTCCTAGTTAcgcatctatcaatcattctcCAGACTCAGCCCCCTCTGCGTTCAATCCATCCCCACAACGAGCCAATCACAACAATCCTGAAAAGATTAAGCATATTCTAAAAG atgATGGTATTAAGGTTTCAGAAGCTGATATAAGTCACATTAAGGCCATTACACAGGACAg TGGACCATTAGAAGTAGGAGATCCAGTAAGAAGTACTGGCGCAGAAGGTGCAACTCTCGAAAGGTCTCTAATCACTGTTGTCTGTGCTGTCAACGGTGCAAAAGAGAAGATGGAATCACAATGCTTTCAGGTCAAGAAAACACCTAGCAGGGAGTCTACCACAGAATCTACCACAGCTCTCATCAGTGACCCACCATCATGCCCTAAACCAGACCTCACATCCAAGCTGGTAGAGGTACAG AGAAGCTCTGCCAGTGTTGAAAGGGAAAGATTGACACCCTTGACCGACTGTAATTCATCCACTGAGGAAAGCAGCAACAGTGACATCAGAGCTTCGTCTCCTGACCCTGATGGCTATATCACACCCTCATTTCCTATAGGGTCATACAACTACGCTCTTCTGACTGTGCCTCATGTCCCTTATACGGGCTACACCGCTATCAACATTCCTGCCTCCTTGCCTCAACCTCCTCTTCCGGAAAAACAACGCACATTGGCCTTTCAAAATGTAGCTGATTGCACTGGTGTCGTCTCTTTCAAATCTGATGCAAAAGTTTTTACTTTTTCTGGACAGTTACCTGTCATCAATGAACTGCTTCCTTCAATTAATTTCAAGGTAGCTCCCTCCAATGGAATGGAGGAACCAGAAAGCCGCCTAAGCTCTAAGTTTGTGCAGGATAGCTCCAAGTACTGGTACAAACCGGGCATCTCTAGAGACCAGG CTATTGCAGTATTAAAGGATAAAGAGCCTGGCAGCTTCCTCATTAGGGATAGTAATTCTTTCCAAGGCGCATATGGATTGGCCCTCAAAGTTGCCACACATCCAGCCCATGCAAGTAATCATGGCGAGACGGGCAACACTCAGGAGCAGCTGGTTAGGCACTTCCTGATTGAGAGCGGAGCTAAAGGAGTGAAGATCAAAGGCTGCCAAAATGAAACATATTTTG GCTCCCTGTCTGCTTTGGTGTATCAGCACTCCATCACACCTGTGTCTCTTCCATGTGTACTGCATATCCCAGATAAAG ATCTTATTGGAGAGTTACAGGAAATGCAAAGTGGAACGAACACCAGCACAGCTGCGGACCTGTTAAAACAGGGTGCAG CTTGTAATGTTTTGTACCTAAACTCAGTGGAAACGGAATCTTTGACCGGCCCGCAAGCCATCTCCAAGGCAACCAAGTGCACTTTGACCCAGGAACGTCATTCTTTGCCAACAGTTGTCCACTTCAAAGTGTCCACGCAAGGGATTACCCTCACTGATAATCAGCGCCG CTTGTTTTTCAGGCGACATTACCCTATTCACAGTGTGACTTTCAGCAGTGTGGATCCTCTGGATCAAAG GTGGATTGATGCTGATAACACATCCCACAA GATGTTTGGATTCATAGCACGGCGCAGTGGTGCTTTGGGAAATGTGTGTCACTTGTTTGCAGAACTTGACCCAGAGCAACCAGCCACAGCCATTGTGAACTTCATCAATAAAGTCATGCTGGGACCTCAACAGCTGCGAAAATGA
- the tns2b gene encoding tensin-2 isoform X2 — MGCVFSKQQWAEEMDPQSLEPLKTRDCTEDAEILSLTELGKMGSHSFKERNFKKKHHCAVCKQTLDSHGMYCKECKTAVHKICEEKVSVPCEAIADPPPFPNQMNIPPTRNSIESVMERVMDSQYDFDLTYITERIISVLYLPDLEEPRYSANLKEVAAMLKSKHQDKFLLINLSEKRHDICRLNPKVEEFAWPDLHAPPLDKICAMCKTMESWLTSDPQNVVVLHSKGNKGKAGVIVAAYMHYSKISAGAEQALSTVAMRKYCEDKISPSLQPSQNRYIHYFAGLLSGTIKMNSSPLFLHQVYIPALLNYQSEQGYSPFLKIYQSLQLVYSSRKYDIQAPNGKMLGVKIEPALLLKGDILVKGFQHHSGACKRECVFRVQFHTCSVHGSQLTFGKGELDQACRDDSFPVDARVEFLFSSGTQRVRELQGNETAVSVDYGAADPVVRWDSYENFNLHHQDSIENICHTRGPLDGSLYAQVKKRRALGSSPSSCLASITNFTQSPSHSTSAPIPLSTDITHSSPIPSRVERDKSEKDRHRETAILDDGDCSTLRPERLAQPCNGRPYSHTHSFCGPDLTNPHAHAQTHQSKHHTLPCNRTAQVPARDLCVSQPDLLWERGRCLHHHPCTEAIRQLYSYPLEDSLLHSPLSHPLSSHSQTLPPQTCAFFSGEACPLIHCSAPSQGHTHMFPSLPTNQSLLPSPYRELHFSSAPPTSCSCRDCSRLREDVALHSLREREFEGLPWSREAECGFRREAPVYWRDRRAENHWEGVQEAEFWRRKTIMSPVMSSYGHCQTAPKHDPALYAADIQPEHITPLSPFPSPQSSGYHSPYLPCPCSPQVLRESPSYASINHSPDSAPSAFNPSPQRANHNNPEKIKHILKDDGIKVSEADISHIKAITQDSGPLEVGDPVRSTGAEGATLERSLITVVCAVNGAKEKMESQCFQVKKTPSRESTTESTTALISDPPSCPKPDLTSKLVEVQVQTQNPSSLSNSLLETDNDKIEIKDSYQIIPSTSTSSQPPICSSQRSSASVERERLTPLTDCNSSTEESSNSDIRASSPDPDGYITPSFPIGSYNYALLTVPHVPYTGYTAINIPASLPQPPLPEKQRTLAFQNVADCTGVVSFKSDAKVFTFSGQLPVINELLPSINFKVAPSNGMEEPESRLSSKFVQDSSKYWYKPGISRDQAIAVLKDKEPGSFLIRDSNSFQGAYGLALKVATHPAHASNHGETGNTQEQLVRHFLIESGAKGVKIKGCQNETYFGSLSALVYQHSITPVSLPCVLHIPDKDLIGELQEMQSGTNTSTAADLLKQGAACNVLYLNSVETESLTGPQAISKATKCTLTQERHSLPTVVHFKVSTQGITLTDNQRRLFFRRHYPIHSVTFSSVDPLDQRWIDADNTSHKMFGFIARRSGALGNVCHLFAELDPEQPATAIVNFINKVMLGPQQLRK, encoded by the exons ATGGGTTGTGTATTCAGTAAGCAACAGTGGGCTGAAGAGATGGATCCCCAATCCTTAGAACCTCTAAAGACACGGGACTGCACAGAGGATGCAGAGATTCTCAGCTTAACAGAG CTGGGGAAAATGGGTTCACACTCGTTTAAAGAAAGGAACTTCAAGAAGAAGCACCACTGTGCTGTCTGCAAACAAACCCTCGACAGCCATGGCATGTACTGCAAAG AGTGTAAAACTGCAGTACATAAGATATGTGAGGAAAAG GTGTCTGTCCCCTGTGAAGCTATTGCAGATCCA CCCCCGTTTCCAAACCAGATGAACATCCCTCCCAC TAGAAACAGCATAGAGAGTGTTATGGAGAGGGTAATGGACAGCCAGTATGACTTTGACTTGACCTACATCACTGAGCGCATTATCTCTGTCCTCTACCTGCCCGACCTGGAAGAGCCACGGTACAGCGCCAACCTCAAGGAAGTAGCGGCCATGTTGAAATCTAAACATCAAGATAAGTTCTTG CTTATAAATCTGTCAGAGAAACGACATGACATCTGCCGGCTAAATCCAAAG GTTGAGGAGTTTGCCTGGCCAGATCTGCATGCTCCGCCACTCGATAAGATATGCGCTATGTGCAAGACCATGGAGAGCTGGCTTACCTCTGACCCCCAAAACGTGGTTGTACTGCACTCCAAG GGAAACAAAGGGAAAGCTGGAGTAATTGTAGCCGCTTACATGCACTACAGCAAGATATCAGCTGG ggcCGAACAGGCTCTCTCCACCGTTGCTATGAGGAAATACTGTGAGGATAaaatctctccctctctccagcCCTCTCAAAACAG GTACATACATTATTTTGCTGGCCTTCTCTCGGGAACAATAAAGATGAACAGCTCACCTCTGTTCCTGCATCAGGTTTATATTCCAGCATTGCTAAACTACCAGTCAGAACAAG GTTACTCTCCTTTTCTGAAGATCTATCAGTCATTGCAGTTGGTCTATTCTTCCAGAAAATA TGATATTCAGGCTCCTAATGGTAAGATGCTCGGTGTGAAAATTGAACCAGCTCTACTGCTGAAGGGAGACATCCTG GTGAAGGGTTTTCAACACCACTCGGGTGCGTGTAAGAGGGAATGCGTGTTTAGGGTTCAGTTTCACACCTGCAGTGTTCATGGATCTCAGCTTACCTTTGGGAAAGGGGAACTAGACCAAGCTTGCAGAG ATGACAGTTTCCCGGTTGATGCCAGGGTGGAGTTTCTGTTCTCTTCTGGCACGCAGAGAGTGCGAG AGTTGCAGGGGAATGAAACGGCAGTGTCTGTGGATTACGGCGCTGCAGATCCTGTTGTGCGTTGGGACTCATATGAAAACTTTAACCTTCATCATCAGGATAGTATTGAAA ATATCTGTCACACTCGAGGGCCTTTGGATGGTAGTCTATATGCTCAGGTGAAAAAGCGTCGTGCGCTAGGGTCCAGTCCCAGCAGTTGCCTTGCCTCCATCACAAACTTCACACAGTCTCCCAGCCATTCCACTTCTGCTCCTATTCCACTCAGCACAGACATAACTCACTCCTCTCCCATTCCTTCCCGTGTTGAAAGGGATAAAAGCGAGAAGGACAGACACAGAGAAACAGCAATACTGGATGATGGCGACTGCTCTACTCTCAGACCAGAACGTTTAGCTCAACCCTGTAATGGGCGCCCGTATTCCCACACTCATTCGTTCTGTGGCCCAGATCTGACCAATCCGCATGCGCATGCACAAACGCATCAGTCCAAACACCACACACTTCCCTGCAATCGAACCGCCCAAGTGCCTGCCCGGGATCTTTGCGTATCCCAACCGGATCTTTTATGGGAGAGAGGGCGCTGTTTGCACCACCATCCCTGCACTGAAGCAATCAGACAACTGTACTCATACCCTCTTGAAGACTCCCTATTACACTCACCACTTTCCCACCCACTGTCTTCCCATTCCCAGACACTTCCTCCACAAACATGCGCGTTTTTCTCTGGGGAGGCATGTCCTTTGATCCATTGCTCTGCCCCCTCTCAGGGCCACACCCACATGTTTCCGTCGCTCCCCACCAACCAGTCACTTCTCCCTAGTCCCTACCGAGAGCTACATTTTAGCTCAGCTCCACCAACATCGTGTTCCTGCAGGGACTGCTCTCGCCTGCGGGAGGATGTTGCTCTACACTCCTTACGAGAAAGAGAATTTGAGGGTCTTCCATGGTCTCGAGAGGCAGAGTGTGGATTTAGGAGGGAGGCGCCTGTGTACTGGAGGGATAGAAGGGCAGAGAACCATTGGGAGGGTGTTCAAGAGGCTGAGTTTTGGCGACGCAAAACAATAATGTCTCCAGTGATGTCATCATATGGACACTGCCAGACCGCCCCGAAACACGATCCCGCATTGTATGCTGCAGACATCCAACCTGAACATATTACCCCACTGAGTCCATTTCCCAGCCCCCAAAGCAGTGGCTACCACAGCCCTTATCTGCCCTGTCCCTGCTCTCCACAAGTGCTCAGAGAAAGTCCTAGTTAcgcatctatcaatcattctcCAGACTCAGCCCCCTCTGCGTTCAATCCATCCCCACAACGAGCCAATCACAACAATCCTGAAAAGATTAAGCATATTCTAAAAG atgATGGTATTAAGGTTTCAGAAGCTGATATAAGTCACATTAAGGCCATTACACAGGACAg TGGACCATTAGAAGTAGGAGATCCAGTAAGAAGTACTGGCGCAGAAGGTGCAACTCTCGAAAGGTCTCTAATCACTGTTGTCTGTGCTGTCAACGGTGCAAAAGAGAAGATGGAATCACAATGCTTTCAGGTCAAGAAAACACCTAGCAGGGAGTCTACCACAGAATCTACCACAGCTCTCATCAGTGACCCACCATCATGCCCTAAACCAGACCTCACATCCAAGCTGGTAGAGGTACAGGTACAAACTCAAAACCCAAGCTCGCTCAGCAACAGTCTCCTGGAGACTGACAATGATAAAATAGAGATCAAAGACTCGTATCAGATCATCCCTTCAACCTCAACAAGTTCTCAGCCTCCTATTTGCTCTTCACAGAGAAGCTCTGCCAGTGTTGAAAGGGAAAGATTGACACCCTTGACCGACTGTAATTCATCCACTGAGGAAAGCAGCAACAGTGACATCAGAGCTTCGTCTCCTGACCCTGATGGCTATATCACACCCTCATTTCCTATAGGGTCATACAACTACGCTCTTCTGACTGTGCCTCATGTCCCTTATACGGGCTACACCGCTATCAACATTCCTGCCTCCTTGCCTCAACCTCCTCTTCCGGAAAAACAACGCACATTGGCCTTTCAAAATGTAGCTGATTGCACTGGTGTCGTCTCTTTCAAATCTGATGCAAAAGTTTTTACTTTTTCTGGACAGTTACCTGTCATCAATGAACTGCTTCCTTCAATTAATTTCAAGGTAGCTCCCTCCAATGGAATGGAGGAACCAGAAAGCCGCCTAAGCTCTAAGTTTGTGCAGGATAGCTCCAAGTACTGGTACAAACCGGGCATCTCTAGAGACCAGG CTATTGCAGTATTAAAGGATAAAGAGCCTGGCAGCTTCCTCATTAGGGATAGTAATTCTTTCCAAGGCGCATATGGATTGGCCCTCAAAGTTGCCACACATCCAGCCCATGCAAGTAATCATGGCGAGACGGGCAACACTCAGGAGCAGCTGGTTAGGCACTTCCTGATTGAGAGCGGAGCTAAAGGAGTGAAGATCAAAGGCTGCCAAAATGAAACATATTTTG GCTCCCTGTCTGCTTTGGTGTATCAGCACTCCATCACACCTGTGTCTCTTCCATGTGTACTGCATATCCCAGATAAAG ATCTTATTGGAGAGTTACAGGAAATGCAAAGTGGAACGAACACCAGCACAGCTGCGGACCTGTTAAAACAGGGTGCAG CTTGTAATGTTTTGTACCTAAACTCAGTGGAAACGGAATCTTTGACCGGCCCGCAAGCCATCTCCAAGGCAACCAAGTGCACTTTGACCCAGGAACGTCATTCTTTGCCAACAGTTGTCCACTTCAAAGTGTCCACGCAAGGGATTACCCTCACTGATAATCAGCGCCG CTTGTTTTTCAGGCGACATTACCCTATTCACAGTGTGACTTTCAGCAGTGTGGATCCTCTGGATCAAAG GTGGATTGATGCTGATAACACATCCCACAA GATGTTTGGATTCATAGCACGGCGCAGTGGTGCTTTGGGAAATGTGTGTCACTTGTTTGCAGAACTTGACCCAGAGCAACCAGCCACAGCCATTGTGAACTTCATCAATAAAGTCATGCTGGGACCTCAACAGCTGCGAAAATGA
- the eif4bb gene encoding eukaryotic translation initiation factor 4Bb, which produces MAASAKKNKKKGKTLTLNDFLAVEKGGSAPPSYPSIKTTSWADETDDLDGDVSTSWHTEEDSYRAPPIDRSILPTAPRAAREPNVDRSRLPRGPPYTAFLGNLPYDVSEESIKDFFRGLAISAVRLPREASNPERLKGFGYAEFDDVDSILRALSLNEENLGNRRIRVDIADQSNDKERDSGSMMGRDRDRGRGMDLGGPDKTDSDWRARPSSEQDDGPRKDDSYGERSQNRFESDRFRDAPRRDDRYDSGRDRYGGRDSYDDRDRRDRYDDRGSRDYDRGGYESRGGGQWRSSGFKRDEERKDGDQEEKGSIQRPRLNLKPRSIPKEEEQIGSLPPQSSTTSSGRATSIFGAAKPVDTAAKEREMEERLKKEQERLQKQLEEDKNKGSERRPRDRDPSWRSEGPSKEREHTGSESSRAKGSRSRDGNHSENEILSGQEDEPISPASPSPSSNQGVLPVKVMPAPPPKENAWAKRSTGGGANEGEVPPQVSPTSRSDATNSRKDVRGEPRIASEPKENEETAPAQFSSASKYAALLIDGDQGDDDNQEE; this is translated from the exons ATGGCGGCGTCAG CTAAGAAGAATAAGAAGAAGGGCAAGACCCTCACCCTTAATGACTTCCTTGCGGTTGAAAAGGGTGGCAGTGCACCCCCCAGTTACCCCAGCATAAAGACCACCAGCTGGGCAGATGAGACTGATGACTTAGATGGAGATG TCTCGACCTCCTGGCATACTGAGGAGGATTCATATCGCGCTCCTCCAATTGATCGCTCCATCTTGCCAACGGCTCCTCGTGCAGCACGGGAACCGAACGTCGACCGCTCTCGGCTGCCACGTGGCCCACCCTACACAGCCTTCCTGGGTAATTTACCCTATGATGTCAGTGAGGAATCTATTAAAGACTTCTTCAGGGGGCTTGCG ATCAGTGCTGTTCGTTTGCCAAGGGAAGCTAGTAACCCAGAGAGGCTCAAGGGGTTTGGTTACGCTGAATTTGATGATGTGGATTCGATCCTGCGTGCGCTCAGTCTTAATGAAGAA AACCTTGGAAACAGGCGGATCCGGGTGGATATTGCAGATCAATCCAATGACAAAG AGAGAGACAGTGGTTCAATGATGGGTCGGGACAGGGATCGTGGTCGTGGGATGGACCTCGGTGGTCCTGATAAGACCGATTCTGACTGGAGGGCACGACCGAGCTCTGAGCAGGATGATGGACCTCGCAAAGATGATAGTTATGGAGAGA GGTCTCAAAATCGCTTCGAGTCGGATAGATTCAGAGACGCTCCAAGGCGAGATGATCGCTATGACAGTGGTCGAGATCGCTATGGTGGTAGAGATTCTTATGACGACAGGGACCGTAGAGATCGCTATGATGACAGAGGTAGCAGAGACTATGATCGTGGAG GTTATGAATCACGTGGTGGAGGCCAGTGGAGGAGCAGTGGCTTCAAACGAGATGAAGAGCGAAAGGACGGAGATCAAGAAGAGAAAG GCTCCATTCAGAGACCCAGGCTAAACCTGAAGCCGCGTAGCATCCCAAAAGAGGAGGAACAGATTGGAAGCTTGCCCCCCCAGAGCAGCACAACAAGTTCCGGGAGGGCCACCTCTATATTCGGGGCAGCCAAACCTGTGGACACGGCTGCCAAGGAGCGGGAAATGGAGGAGAGGCTGAAGAAAGAACAGGAACGACTCCAGAAGCAGTTGGAGGAAGATAAGAACAAGGGCTCAGAGAGGAGACCGAGGGACCG AGACCCAAGTTGGAGGAGTGAGGGCCCGTCTAAGGAGCGTGAGCACACAGGAAGTGAATCATCCCGTGCTAAAG GATCGAGATCTAGAGATGGTAATCATTCAGAGAATGAAATCTTAAGTGGTCAAGAGGATGAGCCCATCTCTCCTGCATCTCCATCACCTTCTTCCAATCAGGGAGTACTCCCGGTAAAAGTAATGCCAGCCCCTCCCCCTAAAGAAAATGCCTGGGCTAAACGCAGTACAGGGGGCGGTGCTAATGAGGGCGAAGTGCCACCCCAAGTGTCTCCGACCAGCAGAAGTGATGCCACAAACAGCAG GAAAGATGTTAGGGGAGAGCCCAGAATAGCGTCAGAACCAAAGGAAAATGAAGAGACTGCTCCTGCT CAATTCAGTTCAGCCAGTAAGTATGCTGCCCTACTGATAGATGGAGACCAGGGAGATGACGATAACCAAGAAGAATGA